The Arachis hypogaea cultivar Tifrunner chromosome 16, arahy.Tifrunner.gnm2.J5K5, whole genome shotgun sequence genome contains a region encoding:
- the LOC112697561 gene encoding chorismate mutase 2 isoform X1, whose protein sequence is MMLNFRLVILVLAICGVRYRMGMVKAEELSLESVKGKVYTLDSVREALIRQEDTIVFGLIERAKFLMNSRTYGREEIPGFAGSLAEFVVKNTEAVQAKVGRYNNPEENPFFPENLPPSLVPSYSFTQFLHPKAASININKSIWKIYFDELLPSFVASGDDGNYAQTAASDLSLLQAISRRIHYGKFVAEVKFRESAQQYESLIRAEDKGGLMKLLTFESVEETVRKRVEKKAMVFGQNVTLNNGDDKNVTYKVDPSVAANLYKNWIIPLTKDVQVEYLLHRLD, encoded by the exons ATGATGCTTAATTTTCGTTTGGTGATTCTTGTGTTGGCAATTTGTGGGGTTAGATACAGGATGGGAATGGTGAAAGCAGAAGAATTAAGTCTTGAATCTGTGAAGGGGAAGGTGTATACTCTGGATTCAGTGAGGGAAGCTTTGATCAGGCAAGAAGATACAATTGTCTTTGGCCTCATTGAGAGAGCAAAGTTCCTAATGAATTCTCGCACCTACGGCCGCGAGGAGATTCCGGGATTCGCTGGTTCATTGGCTGAGTTTGTTGTGAAGAATACAGAAGCAGTTCAAGCTAAG GTTGGAAGATACAATAACCCTGAAGAAAATCCTTTCTTCCCGGAAAATCTGCCACCCTCACTTGTGCCATCTTACTCCTTCACACAG TTTTTACATCCCAAAGCTGCTTCGATTAACATAAACAAATCCATCTGgaaaatctactttgatgagCTGCTTCCTTCGTTTGTTGCTTCTGGTGATGACGGCAACTATGCGCAAACCGCAGCTAGTGATCTTTCCTTGTTGCAG GCCATCTCTAGAAGGATTCATTATGGAAAATTTGTTGCTGAAGTGAAATTCAGGGAGTCTGCTCAACAATATGAGTCTCTGATTCGCGCCGAG GATAAAGGAGGATTGATGAAATTGTTGACATTTGAGAGTGTAGAAGAAACGGTGAGGAAGAGGGTTGAAAAGAAAGCTATGGTATTCGGACAGAATGTGACCCTCAACAATGGTGATGATAAAAATGTAACATACAAGGTTGATCCATCAGTGGCTGCCAACTTATACAAGAATTGGATAATACCTCTTACTAAGGATGTTCAAGTTGAGTACCTATTGCACCGTCTTGATTGA
- the LOC112697561 gene encoding chorismate mutase 2 isoform X2, protein MGMVKAEELSLESVKGKVYTLDSVREALIRQEDTIVFGLIERAKFLMNSRTYGREEIPGFAGSLAEFVVKNTEAVQAKVGRYNNPEENPFFPENLPPSLVPSYSFTQFLHPKAASININKSIWKIYFDELLPSFVASGDDGNYAQTAASDLSLLQAISRRIHYGKFVAEVKFRESAQQYESLIRAEDKGGLMKLLTFESVEETVRKRVEKKAMVFGQNVTLNNGDDKNVTYKVDPSVAANLYKNWIIPLTKDVQVEYLLHRLD, encoded by the exons ATGGGAATGGTGAAAGCAGAAGAATTAAGTCTTGAATCTGTGAAGGGGAAGGTGTATACTCTGGATTCAGTGAGGGAAGCTTTGATCAGGCAAGAAGATACAATTGTCTTTGGCCTCATTGAGAGAGCAAAGTTCCTAATGAATTCTCGCACCTACGGCCGCGAGGAGATTCCGGGATTCGCTGGTTCATTGGCTGAGTTTGTTGTGAAGAATACAGAAGCAGTTCAAGCTAAG GTTGGAAGATACAATAACCCTGAAGAAAATCCTTTCTTCCCGGAAAATCTGCCACCCTCACTTGTGCCATCTTACTCCTTCACACAG TTTTTACATCCCAAAGCTGCTTCGATTAACATAAACAAATCCATCTGgaaaatctactttgatgagCTGCTTCCTTCGTTTGTTGCTTCTGGTGATGACGGCAACTATGCGCAAACCGCAGCTAGTGATCTTTCCTTGTTGCAG GCCATCTCTAGAAGGATTCATTATGGAAAATTTGTTGCTGAAGTGAAATTCAGGGAGTCTGCTCAACAATATGAGTCTCTGATTCGCGCCGAG GATAAAGGAGGATTGATGAAATTGTTGACATTTGAGAGTGTAGAAGAAACGGTGAGGAAGAGGGTTGAAAAGAAAGCTATGGTATTCGGACAGAATGTGACCCTCAACAATGGTGATGATAAAAATGTAACATACAAGGTTGATCCATCAGTGGCTGCCAACTTATACAAGAATTGGATAATACCTCTTACTAAGGATGTTCAAGTTGAGTACCTATTGCACCGTCTTGATTGA
- the LOC112697562 gene encoding small ribosomal subunit protein mS47, producing MQRLKTLLPEKCRFSLRTLCSHPRAFSAQVHHHIDDDHDDPQQQILVEGRAKSRAAILNRPSSLNALTTSMVARLKRLYDSWEENSDIGFVLMKGSGRAFCSGADVVRLYNSLNEGNVEEAEQFLRTLYSFAYLQGTYLKPHVAILDGITMGCGAGISLPGMYRVVTDKTIFSHPEAQIGFHPDSGASYYLSRLPGYLGEYLALTGDKLNGVEMIACHLATHFTLNARLPWLEERLGKLITDDPSIVETSLAQYGDIVYPDKSSVLHKIDTIDRCFCHDTMEEIIEALAKEAAESYDEWCISTLRKIREASPLSLKITLESIREGRFETLDQCLAREYRISLRGISKQFSSDFFEGVRARMVDKDFTPKWDPPSLKDVSDDMVQSYFSPFSEVESELVLPTALREPYM from the exons ATGCAACGTTTGAAAACTCTGCTGCCTGAAAAATGTAGATTCTCTCTTCGCACACTATGCTCTCATCCTCGAGCTTTCTCTGCTCAAGTGCACCACCATATCGATGATGATCACGATGATCCCCAACAGCAg ATTTTGGTTGAAGGAAGAGCGAAATCGAGAGCAGCTATACTCAACAGGCCATCTTCACTGAATGCGCTCACAACTTCAATG GTTGCTAGGCTTAAGAGGCTATATGATTCGTGGGAAGAAAATTCTGACATTGGCTTTGTCTTAATGAAG GGTAGTGGCAGAGCTTTCTGTTCTGGTGCAGATGTTGTTAGGCTGTATAACTCACTGAATGAAG GAAATGTTGAAGAAGCTGAACAGTTTCTCAGAACATTATATTCATTCGCATATCTTCAAGGGACATATCTTAAGCCACAT GTAGCTATTCTCGATGGAATAACAATGGGATGTGGAGCTGGAATTTCTCTTCCGGGGATGTATCGTGTGGTTACTGATAAAACT ATTTTTTCACACCCAGAGGCTCAAATAGGTTTCCACCCTGATTCAGGAGCTTCTTATTATTTATCTCGTTTACCTGGATACCTAG GGGAATACTTGGCCCTTACAGGAGATAAGCTAAATGGTGTAGAAATGATTGCTTGTCACCTTGCTACTCACTTTACACTAAATGCG AGGCTTCCTTGGCTTGAAGAACGCCTAGGAAAATTGATCACAGATGATCCTTCTATTGTGGAGACATCTCTTGCCCAGTATGGAGATATTGTTTACCCAGACAAAAGCAGTGTCCTTCACAA GATTGATACTATTGATCGATGTTTCTGTCATGATACAATGGAGgaaattattgaagctttg GCCAAGGAAGCAGCTGAGTCTTATGATGAATGGTGTATATCAACTCTTAGGAAGATTAGAGAAGCATCTCCATTGAGTTTGAAAATTACTTTAGAATCT ATACGTGAAGGTAGATTTGAAACACTTGATCAATGTCTTGCACGTGAGTACCGGATATCCCTTCGTGGAATTTCCAAGCAGTTCTCCTCTGATTTCTTTGAG GGTGTTAGAGCAAGAATGGTTGATAAAGATTTTACCCCCAAG TGGGATCCACCTAGTTTAAAGGATGTATCAGATGACATGGTTCAATCATATTTCTCTCCGTTCAGCGAAGTAGAGTCTGAACTGGTATTACCGACGGCATTGCGAGAACCTTACATGTGA
- the LOC112697564 gene encoding phototropic-responsive NPH3 family protein NPY1 isoform X3, producing the protein MTVTLNPYNVVAVRCAAEFLEMTEDIDKGNLIFKIEVFLNSSIFRSWKDSIIVLQTTKALLPWSEDLKIIGRCIDSIASKTSVDPGNITWSYTYNRKLTEPDNIVEETSQEKVKHVPRDWWVEDICELDIDLYRRVMITVKSKGRMDGVVIGEALKIYAIRWLPDSVDELVSGAHAQRYKTLVETIVCLLPSDNGVGCSCSFLLKLLKVAILVEADESSREELMKSISLKLHEASVKDLLIPARSPQSTMFDVDLVQGLLNRYMSEEKDGLNFEANEKKDKVNDESLLRSMSLLNVGKLVDGYIREISHDPNLSLTSFIALSQSIPKSARPNHDGLYRAIDIYLKEHPGLTKAEKRNICGLMDVKKLTIDASTHAAQNDRLPLRVIVQVLYFEQVKASAIPQSINNIPHGPSNADSNGDDECKQTEGESCQYLDNEVCHLKEGELCKNGKLNKKNSKNSRSGTQLLPSRSRRIFDKLWNVGKGQAENRSSETSGSSNSPASIVPGDTKSSGSSLRHRRHSIS; encoded by the exons ATGACAGTTACTCTAAATCCTTATAATGTAGTGGCTGTTCGTTGTGCTGCGGAGTTCCTTGAGATGACTGAAGATATCGATAAAGGAAACTTGATTTTCAAGATTGAGGTGTTTTTGAACTCTAGTATCTTTCGTAGCTGGAAAGATTCGATAATTGTTCTCCAAACAACAAAGGCTCTTCTTCCATGGTCTGAGGATCTGAAGATCATTGGGAGATGCATTGATTCCATTGCTTCAAAGACTTCAGTGGACCCAGGCAACATCACTTGGTCTTACACTTATAACCGGAAATTAACAGAACCTGATAATATTGTGGAGGAGACATCCCAAGAGAAAGTTAAGCATGTTCCAAGGGATTGGTGGGTTGAAGATATATGTGAATTGGACATTGATCTTTATAGAAGAGTGATGATTACAGTGAAATCAAAGGGAAGAATGGATGGTGTTGTGATTGGGGAGGCACTAAAAATCTATGCTATAAGATGGTTACCCGATTCTGTAGATGAATTGGTGTCTGGTGCCCACGCCCAGAGGTACAAAACCTTGGTAGAAACCATTGTGTGTCTGCTGCCGAGTGATAATGGCGTTGGTTGTTCCTGTAGCTTCTTGCTCAAGTTATTGAAAGTGGCAATACTAGTTGAAGCTGATGAGTCATCGAGAGAAGAGTTGATGAAGAGCATCAGCCTGAAATTACATGAAGCTTCTGTGAAAGACTTGTTGATTCCAGCAAGGTCTCCTCAAAGTACTATGTTTGATGTTGATTTGGTACAAGGTCTTTTGAATCGATACATGAGTGAAGAAAAGGACGGCCTTAATTTCGAAGCCAATGAGAAGAAAGATAAAGTAAATGATGAATCTCTTTTGAGGAGTATGTCCTTGTTGAATGTTGGCAAGTTGGTTGATGGTTATATCAGAGAAATTTCGCACGATCCGAATCTCAGCCTCACTAGTTTTATTGCTTTGTCTCAGTCAATTCCAAAGTCTGCTAGGCCAAATCATGATGGTTTGTACAGAGCTATTGACATCTACTTGAAG GAGCACCCTGGCCTGACAAAAGCTGAAAAAAGGAACATATGTGGACTCATGGATGTCAAAAAATTAACCATTGATGCGTCGACGCACGCCGCTCAAAATGATCGTCTTCCTCTCCGGGTTATAGTGCAGGTTCTCTATTTTGAGCAGGTCAAAGCTTCTGCCATCCCTCAATCCATTAATAACATTCCACACGGCCCTTCAAATGCCGACTCAAATGGAGACGATGAATGCAAACAAACTGAGGGTGAGAGCTGTCAATACCTTGACAACGAAGTATGTCACTTGAAAGAAGGAGAATTGTGCAAGAATGGAAAGTTGAACAAGAAGAATAGCAAGAACAGCCGGAGTGGCACGCAGTTGTTGCCTTCTCGGTCGAGGAGGATCTTCGATAAGTTGTGGAATGTGGGAAAAGGGCAGGCAGAGAATAGGAGTTCAGAGACTTCAGGGAGTTCTAATAGCCCAGCTTCAATAGTTCCTGGGGACACCAAGTCTTCTGGTTCATCTTTAAGACACCGGAGGCATTCTAtatcttag
- the LOC112697564 gene encoding phototropic-responsive NPH3 family protein NPY1 isoform X2: MSYMHVKLYVSSELATDITITVGEVKFCLHKFPLLSKSNRLQRLVSKVDEENSDDIYLDDFPGGPKAFEVCAKFCYGMTVTLNPYNVVAVRCAAEFLEMTEDIDKGNLIFKIEVFLNSSIFRSWKDSIIVLQTTKALLPWSEDLKIIGRCIDSIASKTSVDPGNITWSYTYNRKLTEPDNIVEETSQEKVKHVPRDWWVEDICELDIDLYRRVMITVKSKGRMDGVVIGEALKIYAIRWLPDSVDELVSGAHAQRYKTLVETIVCLLPSDNGVGCSCSFLLKLLKVAILVEADESSREELMKSISLKLHEASVKDLLIPARSPQSTMFDVDLVQGLLNRYMSEEKDGLNFEANEKKDKVNDESLLRSMSLLNVGKLVDGYIREISHDPNLSLTSFIALSQSIPKSARPNHDGLYRAIDIYLKEHPGLTKAEKRNICGLMDVKKLTIDASTHAAQNDRLPLRVIVQVLYFEQVKASAIPQSINNIPHGPSNADSNGDDECKQTEGESCQYLDNEVCHLKEGELCKNGKLNKKNSKNSRSGTQLLPSRSRRIFDKLWNVGKGQAENRSSETSGSSNSPASIVPGDTKSSGSSLRHRRHSIS; the protein is encoded by the exons ATGAGTTATATGCATGTGAAATT GTATGTGTCATCTGAATTGGCTACAGATATCACAATCACTGTCGGTGAAGTTAAGTTTTGCCTTCACAAG TTCCCTCTACTCTCCAAGAGCAATCGATTACAGAGGTTAGTATCGAAGGTTGATGAAGAGAATTCTGATGACATATACTTGGATGACTTCCCTGGAGGACCGAAGGCCTTCGAAGTTTGCGCAAAATTCTGCTATGGAATGACAGTTACTCTAAATCCTTATAATGTAGTGGCTGTTCGTTGTGCTGCGGAGTTCCTTGAGATGACTGAAGATATCGATAAAGGAAACTTGATTTTCAAGATTGAGGTGTTTTTGAACTCTAGTATCTTTCGTAGCTGGAAAGATTCGATAATTGTTCTCCAAACAACAAAGGCTCTTCTTCCATGGTCTGAGGATCTGAAGATCATTGGGAGATGCATTGATTCCATTGCTTCAAAGACTTCAGTGGACCCAGGCAACATCACTTGGTCTTACACTTATAACCGGAAATTAACAGAACCTGATAATATTGTGGAGGAGACATCCCAAGAGAAAGTTAAGCATGTTCCAAGGGATTGGTGGGTTGAAGATATATGTGAATTGGACATTGATCTTTATAGAAGAGTGATGATTACAGTGAAATCAAAGGGAAGAATGGATGGTGTTGTGATTGGGGAGGCACTAAAAATCTATGCTATAAGATGGTTACCCGATTCTGTAGATGAATTGGTGTCTGGTGCCCACGCCCAGAGGTACAAAACCTTGGTAGAAACCATTGTGTGTCTGCTGCCGAGTGATAATGGCGTTGGTTGTTCCTGTAGCTTCTTGCTCAAGTTATTGAAAGTGGCAATACTAGTTGAAGCTGATGAGTCATCGAGAGAAGAGTTGATGAAGAGCATCAGCCTGAAATTACATGAAGCTTCTGTGAAAGACTTGTTGATTCCAGCAAGGTCTCCTCAAAGTACTATGTTTGATGTTGATTTGGTACAAGGTCTTTTGAATCGATACATGAGTGAAGAAAAGGACGGCCTTAATTTCGAAGCCAATGAGAAGAAAGATAAAGTAAATGATGAATCTCTTTTGAGGAGTATGTCCTTGTTGAATGTTGGCAAGTTGGTTGATGGTTATATCAGAGAAATTTCGCACGATCCGAATCTCAGCCTCACTAGTTTTATTGCTTTGTCTCAGTCAATTCCAAAGTCTGCTAGGCCAAATCATGATGGTTTGTACAGAGCTATTGACATCTACTTGAAG GAGCACCCTGGCCTGACAAAAGCTGAAAAAAGGAACATATGTGGACTCATGGATGTCAAAAAATTAACCATTGATGCGTCGACGCACGCCGCTCAAAATGATCGTCTTCCTCTCCGGGTTATAGTGCAGGTTCTCTATTTTGAGCAGGTCAAAGCTTCTGCCATCCCTCAATCCATTAATAACATTCCACACGGCCCTTCAAATGCCGACTCAAATGGAGACGATGAATGCAAACAAACTGAGGGTGAGAGCTGTCAATACCTTGACAACGAAGTATGTCACTTGAAAGAAGGAGAATTGTGCAAGAATGGAAAGTTGAACAAGAAGAATAGCAAGAACAGCCGGAGTGGCACGCAGTTGTTGCCTTCTCGGTCGAGGAGGATCTTCGATAAGTTGTGGAATGTGGGAAAAGGGCAGGCAGAGAATAGGAGTTCAGAGACTTCAGGGAGTTCTAATAGCCCAGCTTCAATAGTTCCTGGGGACACCAAGTCTTCTGGTTCATCTTTAAGACACCGGAGGCATTCTAtatcttag
- the LOC112697564 gene encoding phototropic-responsive NPH3 family protein NPY1 isoform X1, whose product MKFMKLGSKPDALKADGKSVRYVSSELATDITITVGEVKFCLHKFPLLSKSNRLQRLVSKVDEENSDDIYLDDFPGGPKAFEVCAKFCYGMTVTLNPYNVVAVRCAAEFLEMTEDIDKGNLIFKIEVFLNSSIFRSWKDSIIVLQTTKALLPWSEDLKIIGRCIDSIASKTSVDPGNITWSYTYNRKLTEPDNIVEETSQEKVKHVPRDWWVEDICELDIDLYRRVMITVKSKGRMDGVVIGEALKIYAIRWLPDSVDELVSGAHAQRYKTLVETIVCLLPSDNGVGCSCSFLLKLLKVAILVEADESSREELMKSISLKLHEASVKDLLIPARSPQSTMFDVDLVQGLLNRYMSEEKDGLNFEANEKKDKVNDESLLRSMSLLNVGKLVDGYIREISHDPNLSLTSFIALSQSIPKSARPNHDGLYRAIDIYLKEHPGLTKAEKRNICGLMDVKKLTIDASTHAAQNDRLPLRVIVQVLYFEQVKASAIPQSINNIPHGPSNADSNGDDECKQTEGESCQYLDNEVCHLKEGELCKNGKLNKKNSKNSRSGTQLLPSRSRRIFDKLWNVGKGQAENRSSETSGSSNSPASIVPGDTKSSGSSLRHRRHSIS is encoded by the exons atgaagtttATGAAGTTGGGATCAAAGCCTGATGCCCTTAAAGCTGATGGAAAATCTGTCAG GTATGTGTCATCTGAATTGGCTACAGATATCACAATCACTGTCGGTGAAGTTAAGTTTTGCCTTCACAAG TTCCCTCTACTCTCCAAGAGCAATCGATTACAGAGGTTAGTATCGAAGGTTGATGAAGAGAATTCTGATGACATATACTTGGATGACTTCCCTGGAGGACCGAAGGCCTTCGAAGTTTGCGCAAAATTCTGCTATGGAATGACAGTTACTCTAAATCCTTATAATGTAGTGGCTGTTCGTTGTGCTGCGGAGTTCCTTGAGATGACTGAAGATATCGATAAAGGAAACTTGATTTTCAAGATTGAGGTGTTTTTGAACTCTAGTATCTTTCGTAGCTGGAAAGATTCGATAATTGTTCTCCAAACAACAAAGGCTCTTCTTCCATGGTCTGAGGATCTGAAGATCATTGGGAGATGCATTGATTCCATTGCTTCAAAGACTTCAGTGGACCCAGGCAACATCACTTGGTCTTACACTTATAACCGGAAATTAACAGAACCTGATAATATTGTGGAGGAGACATCCCAAGAGAAAGTTAAGCATGTTCCAAGGGATTGGTGGGTTGAAGATATATGTGAATTGGACATTGATCTTTATAGAAGAGTGATGATTACAGTGAAATCAAAGGGAAGAATGGATGGTGTTGTGATTGGGGAGGCACTAAAAATCTATGCTATAAGATGGTTACCCGATTCTGTAGATGAATTGGTGTCTGGTGCCCACGCCCAGAGGTACAAAACCTTGGTAGAAACCATTGTGTGTCTGCTGCCGAGTGATAATGGCGTTGGTTGTTCCTGTAGCTTCTTGCTCAAGTTATTGAAAGTGGCAATACTAGTTGAAGCTGATGAGTCATCGAGAGAAGAGTTGATGAAGAGCATCAGCCTGAAATTACATGAAGCTTCTGTGAAAGACTTGTTGATTCCAGCAAGGTCTCCTCAAAGTACTATGTTTGATGTTGATTTGGTACAAGGTCTTTTGAATCGATACATGAGTGAAGAAAAGGACGGCCTTAATTTCGAAGCCAATGAGAAGAAAGATAAAGTAAATGATGAATCTCTTTTGAGGAGTATGTCCTTGTTGAATGTTGGCAAGTTGGTTGATGGTTATATCAGAGAAATTTCGCACGATCCGAATCTCAGCCTCACTAGTTTTATTGCTTTGTCTCAGTCAATTCCAAAGTCTGCTAGGCCAAATCATGATGGTTTGTACAGAGCTATTGACATCTACTTGAAG GAGCACCCTGGCCTGACAAAAGCTGAAAAAAGGAACATATGTGGACTCATGGATGTCAAAAAATTAACCATTGATGCGTCGACGCACGCCGCTCAAAATGATCGTCTTCCTCTCCGGGTTATAGTGCAGGTTCTCTATTTTGAGCAGGTCAAAGCTTCTGCCATCCCTCAATCCATTAATAACATTCCACACGGCCCTTCAAATGCCGACTCAAATGGAGACGATGAATGCAAACAAACTGAGGGTGAGAGCTGTCAATACCTTGACAACGAAGTATGTCACTTGAAAGAAGGAGAATTGTGCAAGAATGGAAAGTTGAACAAGAAGAATAGCAAGAACAGCCGGAGTGGCACGCAGTTGTTGCCTTCTCGGTCGAGGAGGATCTTCGATAAGTTGTGGAATGTGGGAAAAGGGCAGGCAGAGAATAGGAGTTCAGAGACTTCAGGGAGTTCTAATAGCCCAGCTTCAATAGTTCCTGGGGACACCAAGTCTTCTGGTTCATCTTTAAGACACCGGAGGCATTCTAtatcttag